The proteins below come from a single Athene noctua chromosome 6, bAthNoc1.hap1.1, whole genome shotgun sequence genomic window:
- the NID2 gene encoding nidogen-2, with the protein MLVAVLTVLAAAGAALPRPGLLPHGPARGDARLRPGDDESSPGVLLRRALRLYGRAARRLYVGTNGVISTQDFPRETQYVDDDFPTDFPVIAPFLADLDTSGDRGNIYYRQDDSPDVLDQAAGYIQAGFPRTAGSFVPTDAFIATWENVGAYQELSQDAEASEKLNTFQAVLAYDDEDTYAIFLYPDGGLQFLGTRPKESYNVQLELPARVGFSRGDGDDPKRDGLFHSLASSEEALRHLERESNVGVPGVWVFHVGSVAPLEHVEPGGGRGTVQSPVHHGPSDYARALYGHADRASTELPAQRGAEATSPHPGHGPHGPALLGIVPKGLPVSSGQERSRRLHPDEDSGVRQSYSANPSSYSSGHHGVGVEEDAHFNPDVFTYSAASKETCAQHHGRCSPHAFCTDYATGVCCHCQATYYGNGRQCLPEGAVHRLNGKVSGSLTVGRASVRFQDVDLHAYIVGSDGRTYTAISGVPQPAARALLPLLPVGGLFAWLFALEEPGAENGFSITGAEFTQSLEVTFYPGEETVHVTQTAEGLGPDNYLNLKTHIQGQVPFLPENITVHIAPYKELYHYSSSAAVISSAHREYILAAGTANQTLSYRLRQNITFAGCPHARLPARQQLSVTRAFALYDSQEHVLRYALAARIGSARGDAENPLVNPCHDNTHVCEAPARCQPSVGMEYTCECAAGYRGDGRGCRDVDECTEGLSQCGPFTVCLNMPGSYRCECRGGYRPAEDGQACVPLAPPSDPCEDGSHPCAPADRARCLPSAGGRPTCECLPGYAGDGIDCSDVDECAGNPCHPAAACYNTPGSFSCRCQPGYEGDGFQCTHEGSTQRLTPCQHERLYPRAVPPGPSPVSNGHVPQCDEEGRYRPLQCHGSTGHCWCVDAAGQEIAGTRTAPGSTPPRCGSPDPVRQMTPCEHERLYPRAVPPGPSPVGDRHVPQCDEEGRYRPLQCHGSTGHCWCVDAAGQEIAGTRTAPGSTPPRCGSPEPTERPRTMCERWRQSLLEHYGGSPRHDQYVPQCEAGGAFTPLQCHGDSGYCWCVDENGREIQGTRSEPGSTPPCLPSVAPPSVRPSPRPDVSPPATGTFLLYAQGQQIGYLPLNGTRLQKEAAKTLLSLHGSIVVGIDYDCREKMIYWTDVAGRTISRASLEPGAEPETVINSGLISPEGLAVDHLRRAMFWTDSGLDKIERARLDGSERRVLFDTELVNPRAIAVDPVRGNLYWTDWNREAPKIETSTVNGANRRVLVNKDIGLPNGLTFDPFSKLLCWADAGTKHLECTFPDGAGRRIIQNNLNYPFSIISYANHFYHTDWRRDGVIAIDKETGSFTDEYLPEQRSHLYGITAVYPYCPGARK; encoded by the exons atgCTGGTGGCGGTGCTGAcggtgctggcggcggcgggggctgccctgccccgcccggggctgctgccgcacggcccggcccgcggcgaTGCCCGGCTGCGGCCCGGCGACGACGAGAGCTCGCCCGGGGTGCTGCTCCGCCGCGCCCTGCGCCTCTacggccgcgctgcccgccgcctcTAC GTGGGGACCAACGGGGTCATCTCCACCCAGGATTTCCCCAGGGAGACCCAGTACGTGGATGACGATTTCCCCACAGACTTCCCCGTCATCGCTCCCTTCCTGGCCGACCTCGACACCTCCGGTGACAGAGGGAACATCTATTATCGGCAAGACGACTCTCCAGACGTGCTGGACCAGGCTGCGGGTTACATCCAGGCTGGGTTCCCCCGCACCGCCGGCTCCTTCGTGCCCACCGATGCCTTCATCGCCACCTGGGAGAACGTGGGTGCCTACCAGGAGCTCTCGCAGGACGCCGAGGCCTCTGAGAAG CTCAACACCTTCCAGGCGGTCCTAGCCTACGATGACGAGGACACCTACGCCATCTTCCTCTACCCTGATGGTGGCCTCCAATTCCTGGGGACGCGGCCCAAGGAATCCTACAATGTCCAACTGGAGCTGCCGGCCAGGGTGGGCTTCAGCCGGGGGGATGGTGACGACCCGAAGAGGGACGGGCTCTTccacagcctggccagcagcGAGGAGGCTCTGAGGCACCTGGAGCG GGAGAGCAACGTGGGGGTACCCGGTGTGTGGGTCTTCCACGTGGGCAGTGTGGCCCCCCTGGAGCATGTGGAGCCAGGGGGCGGCAGGGGAACCGTGCAGAGCCCCGTGCATCATGGCCCCAGCGACTACGCCCGTGCACTCTACGGCCACGCCGACCGCGCGTCCACGGAGCTGCCGGCTCAGCGCGGCGCAGAGGCCACGTCACCGCATCCCGGCCACGGACCCCATGGCCCAGCGCTGCTGGGCATCGTCCCCAAGGGGCTGCCCGTGTCCTCGGGGCAGGAGCGGAGCCGCCGGCTGCACCCTGATGAGGACAGTGGTGTCCGGCAGAGCTACTCTGCCAACCCCTCTTCCTACAGCTCCGGGCATCACGGTGTCGGTGTGGAGGAAGATGCGCATTTTAACCCTGATG TGTTCACCTACAGCGCGGCCAGCAAGGAGACGTGTGCCCAGCACCACGGGCGCTGCTCCCCGCACGCCTTCTGCACCGACTACGCCACCGGTGTCTGCTGCCACTGCCAGGCCACCTACTACGGCAACGGGCGGCAGTGCCTGCCCGAAG GGGCCGTGCATCGCCTCAACGGGAAGGTGAGCGGGAGCTTGACGGTGGGACGGGCGTCCGTCCGCTTCCAGGACGTCGACCTACACGCCTACATCGTGGGCAGCGACGGCCGAACATACACGGCCATCAGTGGGGTGCCCCAGCCCGCTGCCCGggccctcctgcccctcctgcccgtCGGCGGGCTCTTCGCCTGGCTCTTCGCCCTGGAGGAGCCCGGCGCCGAGAACGGCTTCAGCATCACCG GTGCCGAATTCACCCAGAGCCTGGAGGTGACCTTCTACCCCGGGGAGGAGACGGTGCACGTCACTCAGACAGCCGAGGGCCTGGGACCAGACAATTATTTAAACCTTAAGACACATATCCAGGGCCAGGTGCCATTTCTCCCGGAGAACATCACCGTCCACATTGCTCCCTACAAGGAGCTCTACCACTACTCCAGCTCAG CAGCTGTGATATCCTCTGCTCACCGGGAATACATCCTGGCTGCGGGCACTGCCAACCAGACCTTGTCGTACCGCCTGCGCCAGAACATCACCTTCGCCGGCTGCCCGCacgcccgcctgcccgcccggcAGCAGCTCAGTGTGACACGGGCTTTCGCCCTCTACGACAGCCAGGAGCACGTCCTACGTTATGCCCTCGCCGCCCGCATCGGCTCAGCACGAG GCGATGCCGAGAATCCCCTGGTGAACCCGTGCCATGACAACACACATGTGTGCGAGGCGCCAGCACGCTGCCAGCCCAGCGTGGGGATGGAGTACACCTGCGAGTGCGCGGCCGGGTACCGCGGGGACGGACGGGGCTGCCGAG ATGTAGACGAGTGCACCGAGGGTCTGAGCCAGTGCGGCCCCTTCACCGTCTGCCTCAACATGCCGGGTAGTTACCGGTGCGAGTGCCGCGGCGGCTACCGGCCGGCGGAGGACGGGCAGGCGTGTGTGC CGCTGGCACCGCCGAGTGACCCCTGTGAGGATGGGAGCCACCCCTGCGCGCCAGCTGACCGGGCACGCTGCCTGCCCAGCGCTGGGGGCCGCCCCACCTGCGAGTGCCTTCCCGGGTACGCCGGTGATGGCATCGACTGCTCCG ACGTGGATGAGTGCGCCGGAAACCCATGTCACCCGGCTGCCGCCTGCTACAACACACCGGGCTCCTTCTCCTGCCGCTGCCAACCCGGCTACGAGGGCGATGGCTTCCAGTGCACGCACG AAGGGAGCACGCAGCGGCTGACCCCCTGCCAGCATGAGCGGCTGTACCCGCGGGCGGTGCCGCCGGGACCCTCGCCCGTCAGCAACGGGCACGTGCCCCAGTGCGACGAGGAGGGTCGGTACCGGCCCTTGCAGTGCCACGGCAGCACCGGGCACTGCTGGTGCGTGGACGCCGCGGGGCAGGAGATCGCTGGCACGCGGACAGCACCGGGCAGCACCCCACCTCGCTGCGGGAGCCCAG ATCCCGTCCGACAGATGACCCCCTGCGAACACGAGCGGCTGTACCCACGGGCGGTGCCACCAGGACCCTCACCCGTGGGCGACAGGCACGTGCCCCAGTGCGACGAGGAGGGTCGGTACCGGCCCTTGCAGTGCCACGGCAGCACCGGGCACTGCTGGTGCGTGGATGCCGCGGGGCAGGAGATCGCTGGCACGCGGACGGCACCGGGCAGCACCCCACCTCGCTGCGGGAGCCCAG AGCCCACGGAGCGGCCCCGCACCATGTGCGAGCGCTGGCGGCAGAGCTTGCTGGAGCACTACGGCGGCAGCCCCCGCCACGACCAGTATGTGCCACAGTGCGAGGCGGGGGGGGCCTTCACCCCGCTGCAGTGCCACGGGGACAGCGGGTACTGCTGGTGCGTGGATGAGAACGGCAGGGAGATCCAGGGGACGCGCTCGGAGCCTGGCAGCACCCCACCGT GTCTCCCCAGCGTCGCGCCGCCCAGCGTCCGGCCATCTCCCCGACCCGACGTGTCCCCACCAGCCACAGGGACCTTTCTGCTCTACGCTCAGGGACAGCAAATCGGCTACCTCCCGCTCAACGGCACTCGGCTGCAGAAGGAGGCAGCCAAGACCCTGCTCTCCCTGCAT GGCTCCATCGTGGTGGGGATCGACTACGACTGCCGGGAGAAGATGATCTATTGGACCGATGTGGCCGGCCGGACCATAAGCCGGGCGAGTCTGGAGCCAGGCGCTGAGCCAGAGACCGTTATCAACTCAG GGCTCATCAGCCCCGAGGGGCTAGCGGTGGACCACCTGCGCCGAGCCATGTTCTGGACTGACAGCGGCCTGGATAAGATTGAGAGAGCCCGGCTGGATGGCTCCGAGCGGCGGGTGCTCTTCGACACAGAGCTCGTCAACCCCCGGGCCATCGCGGTGGACCCCGTCCGAGG CAATCTTTACTGGACGGACTGGAATCGTGAAGCACCCAAAATCGAAACTTCTACTGTCAACGGAGCCAACAGGAGGGTCCTGGTGAATAAAGACATCGG